A single Augochlora pura isolate Apur16 chromosome 2, APUR_v2.2.1, whole genome shotgun sequence DNA region contains:
- the LOC144478556 gene encoding uncharacterized protein LOC144478556 produces the protein MEITSALKHLLIVIWFLPLNVRSAIMPPPWADPSSNPCAAQPRGWQLLFWPADGKCYKIFQIGPPCPETMELGPAAGGGGTVAECRCPPGTAQSPRDALCHSIYTRASCPKGQFFAPVPETSGKSRWGVCRDPEPCPEKGEVYWPRDDKCYPKFTRGPCPKGELLIRDEDGLTVCSCSETGELGRYHWSGSVEGCYEHYTKGPCTEPGELFLPGGVCGCSHELPHYHKPTGMCYQLGGIGPCLKGHHFVITNAVTSEDTVRAQCMCKPNHVHYADGFCYRLYTRGPCEYGHMLVDSTTCTLVPCKRGRLYFPQEKTCYKVGTKGPCSNGQIVLYDHNVRPSIDGISYNGVCGCTSALRGTEKCSEDVIDSCESTPGMVVMNRTCYKLYTQGPCTAGEWLVARRIPKPTLWKTQEPELKARCECRPGYKRVTDSFEVSELESNSLLSPGGCQPPAVSLARFLNENMKSINF, from the exons CGCCCTGAAGCATCTGCTGATCGTCATCTGGTTCCTACCATTAAATGTTAGATCAGCAATTATGCCTCCGCCATGGGCAGATCCCTCGAGCAATCCCTGTGCCGCCCAACCACGTGGCTGGCAATTGTTATTTTGGCCGGCGGATGGAAAGTGTTACAAAATATTCCAG ATTGGACCCCCATGTCCAGAAACAATGGAACTAGGGCCTGCTGCAGGTGGAGGTGGAACTGTGGCAGAGTGCAGGTGTCCGCCTGGCACTGCACAGTCACCTAGAGACGCACTTTGTCATTCAATATACACGAGGGCATCATGTCCAAAGGGCCAGTTTTTTGCACCAGTGCCTGAGACCTCTGGAAAATCTAG gtGGGGTGTATGCCGCGATCCAGAGCCATGTCCGGAAAAGGGTGAAGTATATTGGCCTAGGGACGACAAGTGTTATCCAAAGTTTACTAGAGGACCATGTCCAAAAGGTGAACTCCTCATTAGAGACGAGGATGGCCTAACAGTGTGTTCCTGCTCAGAAACAGGTGAACTTGGTAGATACCACTGGTCGGGCAGTGTCGAAGGCTGCTACGAACACTACACTAAAGGACCATGCACAGAGCCTGGTGAACTATTTTTGCCAGGAGGTGTGTGCGGTTGCAGCCATGAGTTACCTCATTATCATAAGCCAACTGGAATGTGCTACCAATTAG GCGGTATTGGCCCATGTTTAAAAGGCCATCACTTTGTTATCACAAATGCAGTGACCAGTGAAGACACTGTTCGAGCTCAGTGTATGTGCAAACCGAACCATGTGCACTATGCAGACGGATTTTGTTACAGACTCTATACTAGAGGACCTTGTGAATATGGACACATGTTAGTGGACTCAACGACTTGTACGCTAGTGCCTTGCAAACGAGGAAGACTTTATTTCCCTCAAGAGAAGACATGTTACAAAGTAGGAACGAAAGGGCCATGTTCAAATggacaaattgttttatacgATCATAATGTGCGACCTTCTATCGATGGCATCAGTTATAACGGAGTTTGTGGCTGTACAAGCGCACTTAGGGGAACTGAGAAGTGTTCAGAAGACGTTATAGATAGTTGTGAGTCTACCCCAGGCATGGTAGTGATGAATAGAACTTGTTACAAATTGTATACACAAGGACCTTGCACTGCAGGGGAATGGTTAGTGGCGAGAAGGATACCGAAACCAACATTGTGGAAAACCCAGGAGCCTGAATTGAAAGCTAGATGCGAGTGCAGACCCGGCTACAAAAGGGTCACGGATAGCTTTGAAGTGTCTGAACTGGAAAGCAACAGTCTCCTATCGCCGGGTGGTTGTCAGCCACCTGCAGTCAGTTTGGCCAGGTTTCTTAACGAAAACATGAAGTCAATCAACTTCTAA
- the LOC144478552 gene encoding cGMP-dependent 3',5'-cyclic phosphodiesterase isoform X1: protein MSSLDTSMPYAEKILALLEEFCGLSYPQVQQMLNRFIQNATHTKVTFLVLLLDKSEEMVIHVIGEKVLERELRFPVVNNILYKAIQNKAPTTIDVTLVDEEIIRHIQCQCQCQCLMSSSFLMIPIKHPKQDYAAVVVSLIDNSNDKTTDKRVEIVQECFRFCLGFLLNSFTCYEEVRQKKQCQKLLAISRKLFSHLGEFPDLLREIMAEVRNLTNAERCSLFLLDPDQQDLVAKVFDGIAMKESVKEMRIPIGKGIAGHVATTGKLLNIRNAYEHPLFYRRIDEVTGFKTRNILCFPIRDEKGIVGVAQLCNKKDGLYFDVFDEEVATAFSIYCGLSIMHSIIYKKMKDARARNILSNEVMMYHMMVEESDVQALVNCDLKTDLEDFNEFHFSPRSVPYEDMPCYTIKMFNNLGLIKRWKLKLSTLARFILYVKKGYRDAPYHNWPHAFSVTHFGYLLIRNLHLISENYMTHLQALVFLVACLSHDIDHRGTNNSFQMMSSTVLASLYSSEGSVMERHHLAQTMCILNTEGCNIFENFNSDEYYEALDLLKNNILATDLAAHLRIAEMQYQMINNNDVRNDSKQRKLFFEMLMTCCDLSDQTKHWTVSKKTAECIYEEFFSQGDLEKSMGLCPTEMMDRERASIPDLQVQFISNIVIPLFTNLATLFPMLQPLVHVLKENRDLWEVSKAIFQKSERSGMKGIAILMDPSFEREVLQIYMQSHDELATDTIVKLKLKETESHIQDENEDELM, encoded by the exons ATGTCTTCATTGGACACGAGCATGCCGTATGCAGAGAAAATACTTGCGCTTCTCGAGGAATTTTGTGGTCTATCATATCCACAGGTCCAGCAGATGCTGAACAGATTC ATACAAAATGCAACGCATACAAAGGTTACGTTCTTGGTGCTTCTTCTCGATAAATCGGAAGAAATGGTGATCCATGTAATAGGAGAAAAAGTTTTGGAAAGAGAATTACGATTCCCT gtagtaaataacattttatacaaggCTATACAAAACAAGGCACCAACAACCATAGATGTCACATTGGTTGATGAGGAAATAATACGTCACATCCAGTGTCAATGTCAATGCCAATGTTTAATGTCAAGTTCATTCTTAATGATTCCTATAAAGCATCCTAAGCAAGATTATGCAGCTGTAGTAGTTTCTTTGATTGATAATAGCAATGATAAAACAACTGATAAGCGTGTAGAAATTGTTCAAGAATGTTTTCG ATTTTGCTTGGGATTTTTGTTGAATTCGTTCACATGTTATGAAGAAGTTCGTCAGAAGAAACAGTGCCAGAAATTGCTTGCCATTTCTAGAAAACTATTTAGTCATTTag GAGAGTTTCCCGATCTCTTACGCGAGATCATGGCAGAAGTaagaaatttaacaaatgCAGAGCGATGTTCGTTGTTTCTTCTGGACCCTGATCAACAGGATCTAGTTGCTAAAGTATTTGACGGTATTGCCATGAAAGAA TCTGTAAAAGAAATGAGAATACCGATAGGGAAGGGTATAGCAGGTCACGTTGCTACTACTGGTAAATTACTTAACATTAGAAACGCTTATGAACATCCTCTTTTCTATCGTCGTATAGACGAAGTTACGGGCTTCAAAACCAGAAATATTTTGTGCTTCCCAATTAGAGATGAGAAAGGAATTGTTG GTGTTGCGCAGCTTTGTAATAAAAAGGATGGATTATATTTTGACGTCTTTGATGAAGAAGTTGCAACTGCGTTCAGCATTTACTGTGGACTTTCTATAATGCACAGTATCATTTACAAGAAAATGAAGGATGCTCGAGCAAGAAATATACTAAGTAACGAAGTTATGATGTATCATATGATG GTGGAGGAAAGTGATGTTCAAGCGTTGGTAAATTGTGACCTCAAGACTGATTTAGaagattttaatgaattccaCTTTTCACCGCGAAGTGTACCTTATGAGGATATGCCGTGTTACacaattaaaatgttcaataatttaGGTCTCATTAAACGTTGGAAGCTGAAACTATCGACATTGGCTAG GTTTATACTATACGTGAAGAAGGGATATAGGGATGCACCTTACCACAATTGGCCTCACGCATTTTCTGTAACTCACTTTGGATATTTACTAATTAGAAACTTGCATTTGATTTCTGAAAACTACATGACGCATTTGCAAGCTTTAGTTTTCTTAGTGGCTTGCTTGAGTCACGATATTGACCACAGAGGAACCAATAACTCATTTCAAATGATGTCTAGTACAGTACTTGCAAGTCTTTATAGTTCCGAAGGTTCTGTAATGGAG AGACATCACTTGGCGCAGACTATGTGTATTTTGAATACAGAAggttgcaatatatttgaaaattttaatagcgaCGAATACTATGAAGCATtggatttattgaaaaataatattcttgcaACTGACTTGGCAGCTCATCTTCGCATTGCGGAAATGCAATACCAAATgatcaataataatgatgTGAGAAACGATTCCAAACAACGAAAACTATTTTTTGAAATGCTTATGACGTGTTGCGACCTCAGTGATCAAACTAAACATTGGACAGTTTCGAAAAAGACTGCA GAGTGTATTTATGAGGAGTTCTTCTCACAAGGAGATTTAGAAAAGAGTATGGGCTTATGTCCTACAGAAATGATGGACAGAGAACGCGCATCTATACCAGACCTCCAAGTTCAgtttatatcaaatatagtTATTCCACTTTTCAC taaTCTTGCCACGTTATTCCCTATGCTACAACCACTAGTTCATGTGCTAAAAGAAAATCGAGATTTGTGGGAAGTGTCTAAAGCCATATTTCAAAAAAGCGAACGTTCAGGAATGAAAGGCATTGCTATTTTGATGGATCCTAGTTTTGAGCGTGAAGTGCTGCAAATCTATATGCAAAGCCACGATGAATTGGCAACGGACACTATAGTCAAATTAAAGttgaaagaaacagaaagtCATATTCAAGATGAAAATGAAGATGAACTGATGTAA
- the LOC144478552 gene encoding cGMP-dependent 3',5'-cyclic phosphodiesterase isoform X2, with the protein MSSLDTSMPYAEKILALLEEFCGLSYPQVQQMLNRFIQNATHTKVTFLVLLLDKSEEMVIHVIGEKVLERELRFPVVNNILYKAIQNKAPTTIDVTLVDEEIIRHIQCQCQCQCLMSSSFLMIPIKHPKQDYAAVVVSLIDNSNDKTTDKRVEIVQECFRFCLGFLLNSFTCYEEVRQKKQCQKLLAISRKLFSHLGEFPDLLREIMAEVRNLTNAERCSLFLLDPDQQDLVAKVFDGIAMKESVKEMRIPIGKGIAGHVATTGKLLNIRNAYEHPLFYRRIDEVTGFKTRNILCFPIRDEKGIVGVAQLCNKKDGLYFDVFDEEVATAFSIYCGLSIMHSIIYKKMKDARARNILSNEVMMYHMMVEESDVQALVNCDLKTDLEDFNEFHFSPRSVPYEDMPCYTIKMFNNLGLIKRWKLKLSTLARFILYVKKGYRDAPYHNWPHAFSVTHFGYLLIRNLHLISENYMTHLQALVFLVACLSHDIDHRGTNNSFQMMSSTVLASLYSSEGSVMERHHLAQTMCILNTEAHLRIAEMQYQMINNNDVRNDSKQRKLFFEMLMTCCDLSDQTKHWTVSKKTAECIYEEFFSQGDLEKSMGLCPTEMMDRERASIPDLQVQFISNIVIPLFTNLATLFPMLQPLVHVLKENRDLWEVSKAIFQKSERSGMKGIAILMDPSFEREVLQIYMQSHDELATDTIVKLKLKETESHIQDENEDELM; encoded by the exons ATGTCTTCATTGGACACGAGCATGCCGTATGCAGAGAAAATACTTGCGCTTCTCGAGGAATTTTGTGGTCTATCATATCCACAGGTCCAGCAGATGCTGAACAGATTC ATACAAAATGCAACGCATACAAAGGTTACGTTCTTGGTGCTTCTTCTCGATAAATCGGAAGAAATGGTGATCCATGTAATAGGAGAAAAAGTTTTGGAAAGAGAATTACGATTCCCT gtagtaaataacattttatacaaggCTATACAAAACAAGGCACCAACAACCATAGATGTCACATTGGTTGATGAGGAAATAATACGTCACATCCAGTGTCAATGTCAATGCCAATGTTTAATGTCAAGTTCATTCTTAATGATTCCTATAAAGCATCCTAAGCAAGATTATGCAGCTGTAGTAGTTTCTTTGATTGATAATAGCAATGATAAAACAACTGATAAGCGTGTAGAAATTGTTCAAGAATGTTTTCG ATTTTGCTTGGGATTTTTGTTGAATTCGTTCACATGTTATGAAGAAGTTCGTCAGAAGAAACAGTGCCAGAAATTGCTTGCCATTTCTAGAAAACTATTTAGTCATTTag GAGAGTTTCCCGATCTCTTACGCGAGATCATGGCAGAAGTaagaaatttaacaaatgCAGAGCGATGTTCGTTGTTTCTTCTGGACCCTGATCAACAGGATCTAGTTGCTAAAGTATTTGACGGTATTGCCATGAAAGAA TCTGTAAAAGAAATGAGAATACCGATAGGGAAGGGTATAGCAGGTCACGTTGCTACTACTGGTAAATTACTTAACATTAGAAACGCTTATGAACATCCTCTTTTCTATCGTCGTATAGACGAAGTTACGGGCTTCAAAACCAGAAATATTTTGTGCTTCCCAATTAGAGATGAGAAAGGAATTGTTG GTGTTGCGCAGCTTTGTAATAAAAAGGATGGATTATATTTTGACGTCTTTGATGAAGAAGTTGCAACTGCGTTCAGCATTTACTGTGGACTTTCTATAATGCACAGTATCATTTACAAGAAAATGAAGGATGCTCGAGCAAGAAATATACTAAGTAACGAAGTTATGATGTATCATATGATG GTGGAGGAAAGTGATGTTCAAGCGTTGGTAAATTGTGACCTCAAGACTGATTTAGaagattttaatgaattccaCTTTTCACCGCGAAGTGTACCTTATGAGGATATGCCGTGTTACacaattaaaatgttcaataatttaGGTCTCATTAAACGTTGGAAGCTGAAACTATCGACATTGGCTAG GTTTATACTATACGTGAAGAAGGGATATAGGGATGCACCTTACCACAATTGGCCTCACGCATTTTCTGTAACTCACTTTGGATATTTACTAATTAGAAACTTGCATTTGATTTCTGAAAACTACATGACGCATTTGCAAGCTTTAGTTTTCTTAGTGGCTTGCTTGAGTCACGATATTGACCACAGAGGAACCAATAACTCATTTCAAATGATGTCTAGTACAGTACTTGCAAGTCTTTATAGTTCCGAAGGTTCTGTAATGGAG AGACATCACTTGGCGCAGACTATGTGTATTTTGAATACAGAAg CTCATCTTCGCATTGCGGAAATGCAATACCAAATgatcaataataatgatgTGAGAAACGATTCCAAACAACGAAAACTATTTTTTGAAATGCTTATGACGTGTTGCGACCTCAGTGATCAAACTAAACATTGGACAGTTTCGAAAAAGACTGCA GAGTGTATTTATGAGGAGTTCTTCTCACAAGGAGATTTAGAAAAGAGTATGGGCTTATGTCCTACAGAAATGATGGACAGAGAACGCGCATCTATACCAGACCTCCAAGTTCAgtttatatcaaatatagtTATTCCACTTTTCAC taaTCTTGCCACGTTATTCCCTATGCTACAACCACTAGTTCATGTGCTAAAAGAAAATCGAGATTTGTGGGAAGTGTCTAAAGCCATATTTCAAAAAAGCGAACGTTCAGGAATGAAAGGCATTGCTATTTTGATGGATCCTAGTTTTGAGCGTGAAGTGCTGCAAATCTATATGCAAAGCCACGATGAATTGGCAACGGACACTATAGTCAAATTAAAGttgaaagaaacagaaagtCATATTCAAGATGAAAATGAAGATGAACTGATGTAA
- the Gdl gene encoding gonadal protein gdl, with translation MDVATPTPQDLQRKLYFLVEQLQHMAGELPPKYQMRLPYELLSGLANSLLNDTIFEIVKGLMEIQHVTEKHLFQQRLQLLNQQKIETQETLTSTSTDEERIVIKTSLHKKHKDELKQLDMKLVLQLDQKVADQQSILEKAGVPGFYVTNNPIEIQVQMRLCDFIIRLSKMEVPS, from the coding sequence ATGGATGTTGCTACTCCAACTCCTCAAGATTTGCAgaggaaattgtattttttagtaGAGCAACTTCAACATATGGCTGGTGAACTTCCCCCAAAATATCAAATGAGGCTTCCATATGAACTATTATCTGGATTAGCCAACTCTCTATTAAATGATACAATATTTGAGAttgtcaaagggttaatggaaaTTCAGCATGTTACAGAGAAGCATCTTTTTCAACAACGTCTTCAGTTGCTAAATCAGCAAAAGATTGAAACACAGGAGACGTTAACATCTACTTCAACAGATGAGGAGAGGATAGTAATAAAAACATCATTGCATAAAAAGCATAAAGATGAATTGAAGCAATTGGACATGAAGTTAGTTCTACAACTAGATCAGAAAGTAGCAGACCAGCAGAGCATTTTAGAAAAGGCTGGAGTACCTGGATTTTATGTCACGAACAATCCTATTGAAATTCAAGTGCAAATGCGATTGTGTGACTTTATAATCAGACTTAGCAAAATGGAAGTTCCTAGTTGA